ATTGGTGATTGGTAAGTAGTATGTTTTCTGAGGTATTGCACCATAAGATTTGATTACTTTTTTTTTGTCAGTAGAATATAATTGTATGGTCTTTTTTTGTTTACGTGCGTAAAATAAATACATTTCATCAGATAATCTTTTGAATTTTGATAGAGGTAGCAATGATCGTGGAAGGCTGATTTTTTTCACATATGTTCCATCTTTATCATAAATGTTTATACTTGCTGAAAAAGGGTCCAAAAACTCTAAATTACCTGAATATTTATTAATGTCAAAGTCTGTCATACTGGAATATTCTTTTGGTCCTTTTCCTAACATTGGAAGGGTTGAATAAAGAAATTTCCCGTTGCTGTCAAAAACAAAAACAGCCTTTTGTTTTTGATCAAAAATGTAATAGCGATCAAGATACACCATCATTTTGGAGCAACCATTTAGTAAAGAGCTCTTACTGGTTTCTAATGGGATTAGTTCAATTTGTGATATCCATTCCTTATTTGATATTACTTTATCCTTTTGTGGATCGACCGAAATGATTAATGTATCAGATTCAAGAATTCTTTTATTGTTACATCCTGCAAGATGAATTAAAAGAAAACTAAATATTATGTAATATTTTTTCATATTTAAAAATGAATTAAAAGAGGGTGTGTCAAAAGTCAGTTTATCTCCTGGAGAATCCGATATTCAAATTTGATTTCGGATAGGTATCCGAAGAAATAAACATTCAAAGTACTTT
This genomic window from Bacteroidales bacterium contains:
- a CDS encoding 6-bladed beta-propeller, producing MKKYYIIFSFLLIHLAGCNNKRILESDTLIISVDPQKDKVISNKEWISQIELIPLETSKSSLLNGCSKMMVYLDRYYIFDQKQKAVFVFDSNGKFLYSTLPMLGKGPKEYSSMTDFDINKYSGNLEFLDPFSASINIYDKDGTYVKKISLPRSLLPLSKFKRLSDEMYLFYARKQKKTIQLYSTDKKKVIKSYGAIPQKTYYLPITNQYPFYELNNELHFTHIFANNEVYKVDTVGYTNMFKVMEYDFGKYNFTLDNLPDEQDKAFYNRFLLENSSRFVWVFNKSENEFIHIAFIYFQNKPLVLRYNKQTKHHDLVNHKFKEGSILLAPSFLDNVYMYCISEPIDILNLVDSDLLDLRSKNILSQIKEEDNPVIIKYKLKY